A window from Telopea speciosissima isolate NSW1024214 ecotype Mountain lineage chromosome 8, Tspe_v1, whole genome shotgun sequence encodes these proteins:
- the LOC122672338 gene encoding aspartyl protease family protein At5g10770-like, whose product MPPSMFSGAKTINNLLQVTHKYGPCSPQKKGTTKIPSLHQILLDDQIRVKYLNNKISNNHATTIQDSAVKVPANSGQSLGTGNYVVNIGIGTPKQEFTVIFDTGSDLTWIQCQPCVVQCYSQKDTIFNPSTSSTYSNISCGSNACKQLQSATGNSRPCATACIYQIVYGDGSYSVGYFARDKLTLSRSDVFPKFRFGCGENNNGLFGTADGLLGLGRNKVSTVSQTATKYGKIFSYCLPSSTSSTGYLAFGKKHTGTTKIQYTPLLIDSRGPSFYFLNMTGISVGRKTLAISASVFTTSGTIIDSGTVITRLAPTAYSALKSAFSKAMSKYPTAAPYSILDTCYNLSGYTRVTLPTIVLHFGGGADLNVDSAGIIVQASSTQYCLAFAANSADTDLGILGNMQQQTFEVVYNVAGGKLGFGAGACS is encoded by the coding sequence ATGCCACCTTCCATGTTTTCAGGTGCCAAAACCATAAACAATCTACTccaagtaactcacaaatatgGGCCTTGTTCACCACAGAAGAAAGGGACTACAAAAATTCCTAGCCTTCATCAAATTCTCCTTGATGACCAGATCCGAGTCAAGTACCTCAATAATAAAATCTCTAACAACCATGCTACCACAATCCAAGATTCTGCAGTAAAGGTTCCTGCTAATTCCGGTCAATCCCTAGGAACAGGAAACTACGTAGTAAATATTGGAATTGGAACTCCAAAGCAAGAATTCACAGTAATCTTTGACACTGGAAGTGATCTAACTTGGATCCAATGCCAACCATGTGTTGTCCAATGTTATTCTCAGAAAGATACCATCTTCAACCCTTCTACTTCCTCTACTTATTCCAATATCTCATGTGGTTCTAACGCTTGCAAGCAACTGCAATCAGCCACTGGCAACTCACGACCTTGCGCCACTGCTTGTATTTACCAGATTGTATACGGTGATGGTTCATACTCTGTAGGTTACTTTGCACGAGACAAACTAACATTATCTCGTTCTGATGTCTTCCCCAAGTTCAGATTCGGGTGCGGCGAAAACAATAACGGCCTGTTTGGCACTGCAGATGGATTACTAGGTCTCGGCCGCAATAAGGTCTCTACTGTTTCACAAACTGCTACAAAATATGGAAAGATTTTCTCGTATTGTCTTCCATCATCAACTAGTTCAACTGGTTATCTTGCATTTGGAAAAAAACATACAGGCACCACTAAGATACAATACACTCCATTACTAATAGATTCTAGAGGCCCATCATTCTATTTCTTAAATATGACTGGTATTAGTGTTGGAAGGAAAACATTGGCAATCTCAGCATCAGTTTTTACAACTTCAGGAACCATTATAGATTCTGGAACAGTGATCACTAGGTTGGCACCAACAGCTTATTCAGCACTTAAGTCAGCATTTAGTAAAGCAATGTCGAAGTATCCTACTGCAGCACCTTATTCAATACTTGACACATGCTATAACTTGTCTGGATACACTAGAGTAACATTACCAACCATAGTGTTGCATTTTGGTGGAGGTGCTGACTTGAATGTTGATAGTGCTGGGATTATAGTTCAAGCAAGCTCAACTCAATATTGCTTGGCTTTTGCTGCAAACAGTGCTGATACCGATTTGGGGATTCTTGGAAACATGCAACAGCAAACATTTGAGGTGGTTTATAATGTGGCTGGAGGAAAGCTGGGATTTGGAGCTGGTGCTTGTAGCTAA